The following proteins are encoded in a genomic region of Corylus avellana chromosome ca4, CavTom2PMs-1.0:
- the LOC132178066 gene encoding uncharacterized protein LOC132178066 produces the protein MAGQIWHHLQLIDKLKSYRYDYCRLCSKLVLGSRSYKCEEHYCGFLIHEPCPETTDRKREIEATHNLRSTHHLISMKEAEKNGDEKKVVVCSLCDEPVSSLLMSCNNDNINNNGPTFYYKCCFPNCTFLIHQPCAQLPYETPKHPLHFSDHNLYLQEPTETQNHCGACFKVFSKRFYYDCGYYDYMLDIKCDSRWRASVDKCNKHALFPIRNPIQFTCQVCGRESKEIAHLCTNCRLLIHSKCAQFLGTIKIRGHGHSLTYTFSLSQVKKHKCEVCYENVDTKNATYYCDDQKCDYIAHLRCAYWIRKESETSDSFDYATHLVEGNDLKEGEKAAPKEIVHLSHPLHKLNLQNEELLDVKRCEGCMQFIVLSPFYGCVECNFSLHIRCTKLPQKVMQPLHHEHLLSLHEVDSNVQSFESWACKRKRGGFNYKCDNRCGERIIFDAQCILIPEVFKHKGHQHRLFLGGFHQPNCNACGQLPYYIQAFECTTCGFRLCIKCATLPLVTRHKYDTHLLYLTYAAEDNSKEYYCQICEEERDEKLWFYYCKNCDFAAHPRCVLGEELVSISYICL, from the coding sequence ATGGCGGGTCAGATATGGCATCACTTGCAACTCATAGATAAGCTGAAAAGTTATAGATATGATTATTGTCGGCTGTGCAGCAAGTTAGTATTGGGAAGTCGCAGCTACAAATGCGAGGAACATTATTGCGGTTTTTTGATTCATGAACCATGCCCGGAGACAACAGATCgcaagagagagatagaggCCACACATAATTTGAGAAGTACACATCACTTGATATCCATGAAAGAGGCAGAGAAGAATGGAGATGAGAAGAAAGTAGTAGTTTGCTCATTGTGCGACGAACCGGTATCGTCTTTGTTAATGTCATGTAACAACGACAACATTAATAATAATGGGCCTACCTTTTATTACAAATGCTGCTTCCCCAACTGCACCTTCCTCATTCATCAACCATGTGCACAATTACCCTACGAAACACCAAAACACCCTCTGCACTTCTCAGACCACAACCTTTATCTCCAAGAGCCAACAGAGACTCAAAATCATTGCGGTGCTTGCTTTAAAGTTTTCAGTAAACGCTTCTATTACGATTGTGGCTACTACGATTATATGCTCGACATCAAATGTGATTCTCGTTGGAGAGCTAGTGTTGACAAATGTAACAAGCATGCATTGTTCCCCATCCGAAATCCAATCCAGTTCACTTGCCAAGTGTGTGGTCGGGAAAGCAAAGAAATTGCCCATCTATGTACCAACTGTCGACTTCTTATTCACTCTAAATGTGCCCAATTTCTAGGCACCATCAAAATTAGAGGACATGGTCACTCCCTCACTTACACCTTCTCTCTTAGCCAAGTCAAAAAGCACAAGTGTGAAGTCTGTTACGAAAATGTGGATACAAAGAATGCAACTTACTATTGTGATGATCAGAAGTGTGACTACATTGCTCACTTACGGTGTGCATATTGGATTAGGAAGGAGAGTGAGACCAGTGATTCCTTTGACTATGCTACTCATTTAGTCGAGGGCAACGATCTAAAAGAGGGTGAAAAAGCTGCCCCTAAAGAGATTGTACATTTGAGTCATCCACTACATAAATTAAACCTTCAAAATGAAGAGCTCTTGGATGTTAAGCGTTGTGAGGGGTGCATGCAATTTATAGTGTTGTCCCCATTTTATGGCTGTGTGGAGTGCAACTTCTCTCTCCATATAAGATGTACTAAACTACCCCAAAAGGTTATGCAACCATTACATCACGAACACCTGCTCAGCTTACATGAGGTAGATTCCAATGTGCAATCGTTTGAGAGTTGGGCTTGCAAGCGAAAACGAGGTGGCTTCAACTACAAATGTGACAACCGTTGTGGTGAACGAATAATATTTGATGCTCAATGTATTTTAATTCCAGAAGTCTTTAAACATAAAGGTCACCAGCACCGTCTCTTCCTCGGTGGATTTCATCAACCAAATTGCAATGCTTGTGGTCAACTTCCTTATTACATTCAAGCATTTGAATGCACTACTTGTGGGTTCCGCTTGTGTATTAAATGTGCTACTCTTCCACTAGTAACTAGGCATAAATATGACACACATCTCCTATATCTCACTTATGCCGCCGAAGACAACTCCAAAGAatattattgtcaaatttgcgaagaagaaagagatgaaaagCTTTGGTTCTATTACTGTAAAAATTGTGACTTCGCTGCTCATCCTCGATGTGTACTTGGGGAAGAACTTGTTTCAATTAGTTACATTTGTTTGTGA
- the LOC132179431 gene encoding protein disulfide-isomerase 5-4-like — translation MGMEYWNGREGISSQPMGRTLRPTINGCNGYMKHQMVIPTIYTDIRGRMIQSNQYSGTEHFWSSESGYFFQSLPGIFFFYDISPVKVVPTIYTDIRGRMIQSNQYSVTQHFWSSESGYFFQSLPGIFFFYDISPVKVTFKEEHVPFLHFLTNISAIIGGIFTVAGIIDSFIYHAWSKSDQEKNVDWQILPMLLPFCTCCSNILVDFLQEKIVG, via the exons ATGGGCATGGAATATTGGAATGGAAGGGAAGGGATATCTTCCCAACCAATGGGTCGAACCCTCCGCCCCACAATCAATG GGTGTAATGGGTACATGAAACACCAAATG GTGATCCCTACTATATACACTGACATTAGAGGCCGTATGATCCAGTCAAATCAG TATTCCGGGACAGAGCATTTTTGGAGTTCCGAATCGGGTTACTTTTTTCAGTCTCTTCCtggaattttcttcttttatgaCATTTCTCCAGTTAAG GTGGTCCCTACTATATACACTGACATTAGAGGCCGTATGATCCAGTCAAATCAG TATTCCGTGACACAGCATTTTTGGAGTTCCGAATCGGGTTACTTTTTTCAGTCTCTTCCtggaattttcttcttttatgaCATTTCTCCAGTTAAG GTGACTTTCAAGGAGGAGCATGTTCCTTTTTTACACTTTTTGACCAATATTTCTGCAATAATTGGGG GTATTTTCACAGTTGCGGGAATAATAGATTCATTCATCTATCATGCATGGTCAAAAAGTgatcaagaaaaaaatgtagACTGGCAAATATTGCCAATGTTGTTGCCATTCTGCACGTGTTGCTCCAATATTCTGGTTGATTTTCTGCAGGAGAAAATTGTTGGGTAG